The Planctomycetota bacterium DNA segment CATCGTGAGGTAGAAGTGCGGGATGGTGGCCTTGCTGAGGGTCATGCGCTGGGCCACCACGCGGCGCATGGCCGTGAGCGGCACGCGGCGGCGGCCGGCCGCGGGCGCCTTCTCGACGTCGGCGGCCATGATCCGCCCGTCGGCGCCGCTGCCCTTCACGCGCGTGAGGTCCACGCCGCGTTGATGGGCGATCTCGCGCGCCGTGGGCGACACGCGAAGCTGCGCCACACGCGCCGCATAGGCCAGCACGTCGGCTTCCACGATGCGCCCGTTGGGCCCGGAGCCGCGCAGCACCTGGAGCGGCACGCGTTCTTCGCCCGCCACACGGCGGGCGCGGGGCGAGATGAACACCCGATCGGAAACGGGGGGAGCCGCCTCGACGACGGGGGCCGCCGCCATCGGAGCGGGCGCAGGGGCAGGCATCGCGGCCGGCGCGACGGGCGCCGGGCGCGGCTCGGCCGGCTTCGCGGCGGGAGCGGGCGCCGCGGCGGGCGCCTTGACCGCGGCCGCCGCCGCCTGGGCCGTGGCGAGGGCACGCGTCACCATCTCGTCGGTCACCACGTCGGCGGCGTCGCCGATGAGGGCGATGACGGCGTTGCAGGGCACCGTGGCGCCCTGGCCGTAGAGGAGTTTCTTCACCACGCCGGCATAGAAGGATTCGACCTCGAGGGCCGCCTTGTCGGTGTTGATCTCCAGGAGCACATCGCCCTTCTGAACGCTGTCGCCCTCGCGGACGCGCCAGGCTTCGATGGAGGCCTCCTCCATCGTCTGGCCGAGCTTGGGCATGACGACTTCGCGGATCATCCGGAACTCCTCTTGGGATTCCACGCGCGGCCGCAGGCTTCGCAGAAGGCCGCGCCGATGTGGGCCAGGATGTCGGTGGCCGTGAGGGCCTGTTCGCCGGTCCTCTCGACGGCCAGGTCGCCGGCGAGGCCGTGCAGGCTCACGCCGAGGTACGCAGCGGAATACGGCGGCAGGCCCTGGGCGAGCAGGGCGGCGATCATGCCGGTGAGCACGTCTCCCGTGCCGCCGGTGGCCATGCCCGGGTTGCCCGACCAGCTCACGTACTGCTGGCGCCCGTCGCTCACCACCGTGCGGTGCCCCTTGAGCACCGTGATGACGGAGTGCTCGCGCGCGAAGCGGAGGGCCACTTCGCTGCGACTCGCCTGCACGGCGCTCGTCGCCAAGCCGGTCAGGCGCGCCATTTCGCCCGGGTGGGGGGTGATGATGACGGGCGCCGAGGCGGCATCGAGCACCTCGGCACAGCCCTCGAGCGCGTTGAGGCCGTCGGCATCGAGTACCAGCGGCTTGCCGAGCGAGCGGATGAGCGCGTGGACAAGCTTCTGGGTCGAGCGGTGGCGGCCGATGCCCGGCCCGAGGGCCACCACGTCGCACCGCGCGGCGAAGCGGAGCATGTCGGGCAGCGCGCCCAGGGCGAAGGCCCCGCCCGGGACTTCGCGGAACGGGTGGGTCATGCAGGCGGTGAGCTTGGCCGCCACGACGGGCAGCAGCGAGGCGGGCACGCCGAGCGTCACCAGGCCCGCCCCACTGCGCAGGGCGGCCTCGGCGGCGAGGCAGGCGGCGCCGGCGAAGCCCGTGGAGCCGGCCAGCACCAGAACGTGGCCGAACTGCCCCTTGTGGGCGTCTGCGGGGCGGACGAGTCGCTCGATGTCCTGGCCGATGTCGAACACACCGGGCTCCTGGGTCACGCGCTGGCGACGGCCGCGACGAACTGCCTCGCGGTCTGGGTGATCAGTGCATAGTTGCCGCTGGCCAGGGCGTCCTTGCGCACGAGGTTGGAGCCGACGCCGAGCGCCACGGCTCCCGCCTTGAGCCACTCGGCGGCGTTCGCCACGTCCACGCCGCCCGTGGGCATGATGGGCACCTCAGGCAGCGGGGCGCGCACCGCCTTGAGGTACGGGATGCCGCCCAGCTCGGCGGGGAAGAGCTTCACGCAGTCGGCGCCCGCGTGCCAGGCCGCGGCGATCTCGGTGGGGGTGAAGGCGCCGGGCATCACGGCCACGTCGCGCTCGGCGCACAGGCGGATCACATCGAGGTTCGTGTTGGGCGCCACGAGGTAGCGCGCCCCGGCCTCGATGGCCTCGGTGGCCCGCTGCGTGTCGGTCACTGTGCCCGCGCCCAGGACCACCTGGCCGGCATAGGCCCTCTTCACGATCGCGATCACCTCGGGGGCCTTGGGCACGGTGAAGGTGATCTCGATGCAGCACACGCCGCCCTCGAGCAGCGCGTCCACCACGGGCCGCACCTGGTCGGTGGTGCTGCGCACGACGGCGACGATCCGGTGCTTGCGGACCCACGACATCACTTCGGTGCGCTGGGACAAGGGGAGCTCCTTCCCGGGCTGGGGAGGTTGGTGTGGTTGATCAGCGAGGCCACGTAGCCCGCTCCGAAGCCGTTGTCAATGTTCACCACGCAGACGCTGGAGGCGCAGCTATTGAGCATGGCGAGCAGCGCGGCGAGGCCGCCGAAGCTGGCGCCGTAGCCGATGCTCGTGGGCACGGCGATGACGGGCCGCCGCGCGAGGCCGCCCACCACGCTGGCCAGCGCGCCCTCCATGCCGGCCACCACGATCAGCACGTTGGCGTCGAAAACGTGGTCGGCGCGCTGGAGCAGGCGATGGATGCCGGCGACGCCGACGTCGTACAGCTTCGCCACGCGGTTGCCGAGCACCTCGGCGGTGACACGCGCCTCCTCGGCCACGGGGATGTCGCTGGTGCCGGCGCTGACGACCAGGATGTTGCCGGGCGGCGGCTCCTTGGGCTTGCGGCCGCACACGATGGCGCGGGCGGCCTCGTGGTACTCCGCCTCGGGGCACACGCCGCGGACGGCCTCGAAGATGGCCGGCTCGGCCCGCGTGGCGAGCACTTCGCAGCCCTCGGCGAGGAGGCGTTGGGCGATGGCGGCCACTTGCGCGGGAGTCTTGCCCGGGCAGAAGACGACCTCGGGCACCCCGCAGCGCAGGGCGCGGTGAGTGTCCACGTTGGCGAAGCCCAGGTCCTGGAACGGCAGCCGGCGGATGCGGTCGAGAGCCGCCTCGGGGTCCACCTGGCCCGCCTGAACCTGCGTCAGGAGTTCGCGGAGCGCCTGCACGTTCATCAGCCGGTTTTCCCTTTCCTGAGCGAGCGCGAGAAGGGCAGATAGGGGGTGGGGGCCACATCGAGCCCGGCCTGTCGCCCCGCGGCGATCAGATGGGCGCCGAGGCCGGCCACCATGGCGGCATTGTCGGTGCACAGAGCCGGGGGCGCGAAGCGGAGTTTGAGGCCGACCTTGCCCGCTTCCTCGGCCAGGCGGGTGCGCAGGCGTGAGTTGCAGGCCACGCCGCCGCCGGCCACCAGCGTGCTCACGCCGCGCGAGAGGGCGGCCCGCACGCTCTTCTCGACCAACACGTCCACCACGGCCTCCTGGAACGAGGCCGCGACGTCGGCCACGGTGTCGGGCGGCAGGGGCGCTTGGCCGCGGCCGCGCACGTTCTGGCCGTAGCACTGGTAGAGCACGGCGGTCTTGAGGCCGCTGAAGCTGAAGTCGAACGAGCCGGGCTCGAGCCGTGTGCGGGGAAAAGCCACGGCCCCGGGGTTGCCGCCTCTGGCCGCCCGGTCAATGGCGGGTCCGCCGGGGTAGGAGAGGCCGAGGACGGCGGCGGCCTTGTCGAATGCCTCGCCGGCCGCGTCGTCGGTGGTCGTGCCGATCACGTCGGTGTCAATGGGGCTCTCGGCGTGGAGCAGAATCGTGTGGCCTCCCGAGGCGATGAGACCGACGAGCGGGTACTCGAGCGGCTCCACGAGGGCGGGCGCATAGAGGTGGGCCTCGAGGTGGTTCACGGCGGCGAGCGGCACGCCGAGGAGCCAGCTCAGCGTCTTGGCGGCCGCGACGCCGATCAGCAGCGCGCCGATGAGACCGGGGCAGGTGGTCACCGCCACCGCGTCGAGCGAGCCGAGGGCCGCCCCCGCGCGCTGGAGGGCCTGTTCGATGGTGGGCACGACGGCCTCCACGTGGGCCCGGCAGGCGATCTCAGGCACCACGCCGCCGTACTTCGCGTGCAGGTGCTCCTGGGAGGCGACGACGCTGCTCAACACGCGCGTGCCGTCCTCGACCACTGCCGCCGCCGTCTCGTCGCAGGACGTTTCGATGCCGAGGACACGCATGGGGGAACCTGGCGCGTGGAGACCCTGGGGTGGCGGCCGCGGAGACGCGCGGGCCGGGCCTCGGAGCTCGTGCCCGGCGAGCGGGCAGCGGACTCAGAAACGACCTTAGCGCCTCTGGACGACCATGATCGCCTTCAGCGCATCCACGGCCCGCACGAGGGCAGTATCCACAAATTCCTTCTTCTCGCCCTCCTTACGGGCGTCGGGCTTCATCTCGCCCTCTTCGAGGGGAGGCTGGACCTCGGGCTTCGGCGGCTTCGCGCCGTTGTTGGTCTCGCTCACCCGCTCGTCGCGGAAGTGCTCGCTGAGGCCGAGTTCGTCTTCCACCGTCATCTTCACCTCGAGGTCGGGGTGAATGCCCCAGGGTTCGTTCTCCTTGGCGTCAATCTCGCGGTGGATCAGGCGGCCGGCGGGCGTGTAGTAGCGGGCCGTGGTGAGGCGCAGCTTGCAGCCGCCCTCGAGCGACAGGATGCTCTGCACGGAGGCCTTGCCGTAGGAGCGCTGGCCGACGATGATCCCGCGATGGTGGTCCTGGATGGCGCCCGCCACGATCTCGGAGCCGCTGGCGCTGAAGTTCGACACCAGCACGGCCAGGGGGAAGTTCGGGAAGGTGCCCTCCTTCTGCGCGTCGAACTGGTGCGAGGTGTCGGGGCTGCGGCCCTTGGTGGACACGATGACGCCCTTCTCGATGAAGAGGTCGGCCACGCCCACGGCGCTGTCGAGCAGGCCGCCGGGGTTGCGCCGCAGGTCCAGCACCATGGCCTGCATCCCATCGGCCAGCAGCTTCTTGACGGCCTGGGTCAGCTCGTCCACCGTGGTGCGCTGGAAGTTGTTGATGCGCACGTAGCCCACCTTGGCCCCGGGGTCCACCATCCGCACGGCGCGGACGCTCTTGACCTTGATGATGTCGCGCGTGATCGTGAGCGTCTCACGCTTGCCCGTGAGCTGGTGCACCACGGTGATGGTGACCTTGGTGCCCGGCTTGCCGCGCAGGCGCTTCACGGCGTCCATCAAGGTCATGTTGTACGTGTTGTGTCCCTCGATCTCCACGATGCGGTCGCCGGGCAGGACGCCCGCCTTCATTGCCGGCGTGTCCTCGAGCGGCGTGATCACGGTGAGGATGCGGTTCTGGTCAACCGTGATCTCGATGCCCAGGCCGCCGAACTCGCCCTCGGTGTCCACCTCGAGCTGCTCGACGTCCTCGCGGGTCATGAACTGGCTGTAGGGGTCGAGCTCGGCGAGCATGCCCTTGAAGGCGCCGTAGAAGAGCTTCGAGTCGTCCACCGGCACCACGTAGTTGCGCTTCACCTGTTCGAGCACGGTGACAAAGGTCTTGAAGTTCGCGTAGCTCTCCTCGCGCTTCTCGGCGCCTGGCGCCACCTTGAGAACGAGGAGGAAGGCCACGAGCACCAGCAGGACGATTTCGCGCGCGCGCATTCGTGCGCTCCTGATTTCCGGCGGATGGCTGCGATGCCACGGCTTATGGCCGCCGCCTGTGTACATGAGAAACCCGGCGGCCAACGGTGGCCGCCCCGCGCCATTATATGAGGTTGCGTGCGGGCGGTCAAGGTTCGCGCGGAGCGCTGACCGGGGCAGCGGTTCAGGCCAGGCCCGGTCCCATGCTGTATCCCCCCCTGAGAGGAGAAGTGATTCAGCATGGCCGGAAGGCCGTGGAAGCCTCCGGATCGCCAAAGCGCCCATGCTGAATCACCCGGGGGAGTGATACAGCATGAGGGACGCGGCCAGAAAGGCGGCGGATGCCCCAAACGCCATGCTCTGGGCGGCCGCGAGACCGCGGCAATGGGCGGGGCAGGCGGGGGCAGGGTATCGGAGCCGTCGGGCCTGTCGGCCTTGTCAGACCGGTTGGACTTGTCGGACTGGTCGGACTTGTCGGACTCTTCCGAGTTGTCCGAGGTGTCTGAATCGTTCGATTCGCGTCGGGGCTGAAGGGCTCGGCGGTCGGCAGGCTGCACGATCCCGTGCAGCCTGCTGCACGGCTTCGGCCAGCGGGCCAGGCGCAGAGCCACCGCCGCAATGGGGGCATGTTCGCATAACTATAGATTTGCCAGTTTCTTACGTCAGATCGGTCTTCGCAGAGCCTTCCGTGGCACACAGGTTGCTTCTTAGACATCCGTCAACTCTGGGGAGATTGACAAGTCGGCGTCAACGACAACAGGAGGAGGGCGTGAAACGGTTGTTACCACGCCGTGCCGCCCGTCCCCTCCCGTGGCGTGGGTAGCAATCGCTTGCCACTCCTGTTGCCACAACGCCGACCTCGACAAGGCGAAAGGATCGCTGCCAGTGAGTGGTCCTTTCGCCTTCTATTATGGCCCGCTCTTCGCCCCCAGTTGCGTGCCTGCGGCTGATCCGCTAGAATCCCCGGCAGCAGGGCTGTTCCGCGCGAATCCGAGGGCCGCCGAATGCTGGACGCTGAGGCGATTCGGGCATCGCTGGATAACGGGTGGGCGCAGGCCGAGCTGCGGGTGCTGGGCAGCGTGAGCTCCACCAGCGACATCGCGTGGGCCTGGGCCGACGCCGGGTGCGCGGAGGGCACCGCGGTGTTCGCCGAGGAGCAGGTGCAGGGCCGCGGCCGGTTCGGCAGGGCCTGGCTGAGTCCCAGGGGCCGGGGGCTCCTGATGTCGTTCGTGCTCCGGCCCGAGACGGGCGACATCGGCCCCGCGCACATCACGGCGTTGGCCGCGGTGGCCGTGGCGGAGGCCATCGAGGCCGAGGCGGGCCTTGCCGCGGGCATCCGCTGGCCGAACGACGTGGTGCTCGCCGGCCGCAAGGTGGCCGGCATCCTCACGGAGTGCCGCGGCGCCAGGGTGGCCCCGTGCGTCGTGGGCATCGGCATCAACGTGAACACGCTGCGCGGCGAGCTTCCCGAGGAGATCCGCCCGACGGCTACCAGCCTGGCGATCGAGGCCGGCAGGCCGTTCGCCCGCGAGGCGGTCGCAGGCGCGGTGTTGCGTCGCGTGGGCGTGCACTACCGCGAGGCGCTGGCGGGCCGCTGGGCCGGCGTCGCCGAGCAATGGGCGCGGCGGGCCGCCCTGCTGGGCCAGGCGGTCCGCGTGCAGACCCAGCGGAGCAGCCACGAGGGGCGCCTGGTCGCCAGCGACCCCCTGCTGGGCGTCGAGCTCGAGTTCCCCGGCGGCGAACGCCGGGCCTTCCGGGCCGAGGAGGCCCTCCGCGTGCTGCCGCTCGCCGCAGGCGCGGGTTCTGATTGAAGGAGTGAGGCATGCTCCACGCCGTCATCATGGCGGGCGGCAGCGGCAGGCGCTTCTGGCCCGAGAGCCGACGCAACCGCCCCAAGCAGGTGCTGCCCATCGTCGGCAGCCGCCCGATGATCGCTGAAACGCTGCGGCGCCTCGAGGGCCTGGTGCCCGTCGAGCGCACGACCATCGTCACCCACGAGTCGCAGGCGGCCCCGATCCTCGAGTGCCTGGGCGTGGGGCCGTTGCCGCGCGTCCTCGCCGAGCCGTTCGGCCGGGACACTGCCGCCTGCATCGGGCTGGCCGCCGTGCACGTGCGGCGCGACGACCCCGACGGCATCATGCTCGCGATGCCGGCCGACCAGGTGATCGAGCCGGCCGCCCGGTTCCAAGAGGTGATGCTCGCGGCGGCCGAGGTGGCGGCGGGCCAGGATGCCCTCGTCACCTGCGGCATCCGGCCGCGGCACCCCGCCACCGGCTATGGCTACATTCATCGCGGGGCGCGCGTGGCGGAGGCCCGAGGCATCCCGGTCTACGAGGTCCAGCGTTTCCGCGAGAAGCCGGCCCGAGCCGTGGCCGAGGAGTACCTGGCCTCGGGCGACTACTATTGGAACAGCGGCATCTTCTGCTGGCGCGCGAGCACGATCCTGGACGCCTTGCGGCGCTTCACGCCGCGGCTGCACGCGGCCCTCGAGCGCATCGGGGGCGCCATCGCCACCCCCAACGCCGCCACCGTGCTGCGCGAGGCCTATGAGCCGCTCGAGCGCATCTCCATTGACTATGCGGTGCTCGAGCGCGCCGAGAAGATTCGCGTGATCGAGGCGGACTTCGAGTGGGCGGACGTTGGCTCGTGGGACTCCGTGCTTCGGCTCCGCGGCGCGGAGGCCGATGAGAACGGCAACATCCTCTCGGGCTGCTGCGCGGTGATTGACGTGGCCAACTCGCTCATCCTGGGAGATGCCGACCACCTGCTTGGCGTCGTGGGCCTCGAAGGCGTGGTGATCGTCCGCACGCCGGACGCCACGCTCGTCTGCTCGCGGCGCAGCGCCGAGGAGGTGAAGCAGCTCGTGGACGCCATCGAGAACAGGCGGCTCACCCGCTATCTCTAGGGACTTGAGTATGCGCCTGCTGGGGATTGACTACGGCGACCGGCGCATCGGCCTGGCCATCGGCGACACCGACGTGGGGATCGCCATGGGCCTCCCCACGCTCGAGCGCCCCTCCCCCGCTACCGACGTCACCGAGCCCCTGCGACGCATCTGCCGCGAGCAGGGCATCCAGCGCATCATCGTCGGCTTGCCGGTGAACATGGACAGCACGCACGGCGAACGGGCGCGCCTGTCGCTCGCGTTCGTGCAGAGCCTGCGCAACGCCCTGGGGATCGAGGTGGAAGCGTACGACGAGCGCCTGACCACCCAACAGGCCGACCGCGCGATGCTCGAGGGGAACCTCTCGCGGAAGAAGCGCCAGGCTCGCGTGGACCGCCTGGCCGCCCAGCTTCTGCTTCAGAGCTATCTCGATGCTATGCGGGGGCCGAAGTAGCCCGCTCGGCCCGCGAGGCGGCCAGGAAGGCCATGCCCAGCGCCAGCGGCGCCAGCAGACTCAACAGGGCCACGCGGTAGCCCGCCCAGTCGGCCATTGCCGCAAAGAGCGTGCAGCCGAACACCGAGAGCTTCTGCGTCACGCCGTAGAGGCCGAAGAACTCGCCCACCTGCTCGGGCGGCGCCACGTCGAGCACGAACTTGCGTCCCGCCACCCACACGCCGGCCAGCCCGCCGCTGCCGAAGACCAGGATCGTGGGGATCACCACCCACGGCTCGCGGGTCGCCGCGGCCACAACGATGCAGAGGCCCAGGCTGCCCGTGGCGGCCAGGAGCGCGCGTTTCGAGCCGAGGCGATCGGTGAGCCATCCCATGCCCATCCCCAGCACGAACGCGCTCACGCTCATCCCCACCAGCACGCCCAGCGACCCCCTCTCGGTGTAGCCGGCCCCCTTCATCAGATACGACCGCGTCCACATGATCAGCGCGTTCACCACGTCGGTGCACAGGAAGTTGCCGACGAAGAAACAGAGCACGGGGCGGACGTGCCAGAGCCGCCGCAGCGTGCGGCCCAGGCCGCGGAACTGCTCGGCCACCATCTGCCGCGTCACACGCGCCTTGTCGGCGGGCGGCGGGGCGTGCACGTAGAGGAAGGCCGGCAACGAGCTCGCAAAAAATGCCACTCCCGCGACAACGAACGCCGTGCGCATCGCGCCCGTGGCGCCCACGGCGAACTGCGCGATGGGCAGAGCGATGACGACGCCCAGGTAGCCCAGCCCCACCCCGAGGCCCGACACGCGCCCCTGGCGCTCGGGCGAAGCCACGACAGGCAGCAGGCAGTCGTAGAAGACGAGCGACGCCTGGTAAGCCAGGTTCGCGATGCCGAAGCACGCGAGCGCGGCCACCAGCACCAGGCCCGGCGCCGGCGAGCCGGCCGCCGCGTCGTAGAGCCGGTCGTTCGCCACCACGCCAATCGCCGCCGCCGCCCCGCAGCACGCGAGCGTGAACCAGAAGAGGTAGCGTTTCGCTCGCCCCGTGCGGTCGGCCACGGCCCCCGCGATGGGCACGAACAGCCCGGCGGCGATCATGGAAAGTGTCTGCGCGATGCCCGTGTAGAGGTCGCGCCCCGCCAGCCTGGCCATGAAGACGGGGAAGAACGCGGTCACCACTACCGCCGAGTAGATCGTGTTCGCGAAGTCGTACATCGCCCAACTGAAGATGGGCAAGGGGCGGTCCCTGGGGCAGGGCTGGGGAGCCATGGAGCGCGGCACCTCAGGGGGGAAGCTGGCCGAAGCGCCCGCTCAGCAGCCGGTCCGCGGCGGCGAGCACCAGGTCGGGCGTGATGAGCGTCATGCACCGGTGGTCGGTGGCGCACACCTTCTTCTGGCAGGGGCCGCAGTCCACCTTCACCTGCACGATGGCCTGCTTCTCCAGGTTCACGTTGGTGTAGAGGGGGCTGGTGGAACCCATGATGCACACCACCGGCACGTCGAAGGCCACGGCGTAGTGGCGCGCGCCCGTGTCGTTGGTCACCAGCAGCGAGCAGCGGCGCACGAGCGGCTTGAGCACATCCAGGTCCAGTTCCCCGGGTTCGGGCAGGATCGGCCTGTGCGCCATCGCGCCGGCGATCGTCTCGAGGATGGGCCGCTCGGCGGGCGAGCCAAAGAGGATGATGCGGAAGCCCCTGGCCGCCAGCGCATCGGCCACGACGACGAAGCGGTCGGCGGGCCAGAGCTTCGACGAACCGAAGGCGCCGCCGGGGTTCATCCCGATGAGGCGGGCGTCGGGGCCGACCTGGTGCCTGGCCAGCAGCGCGTCGCCGCGGGCCTGGCACTCGGGCGTGATGAACAGCTCCTCGCGCTGGGTGAGGCCCTGGCAGCCGAGGTGCTGGCAGAGCGTGAGGTAGTAGTCCACCATGTTGCGGGGCACGAAGCGCCCCTTGCTGTCGCGCGGCGGGGCGATGGGCGCGCTGAGCAGGGGGCCGCGACGGCGGCGGTCGTAGCCGATGCGGTAGCCCACGCCGCCCAGCCAGGCCTCGAGCGCCGTGCGGAATGAGTTGGGCAGGATCACGCCCAGGTCGAAGCGCCCCGCTCGCAGCCGGCGCGTGAGCGCCCAGAAGCGGCCCAGGCCGCGGTCCTCGGTGGCGATCACCTCGTCGAACCAGGGCGAGCCGGCGAGGATGGGCCTGACGTAGGGTCGCAGCACGACGGCCAGATGGGCGGCGGGGTAGTTCTCGCGGAGCGCGCGAAAGGTCGGCGTGGCCATCACCACGTCGCCCACCCAGTTGGGGGCGCGGACGACGATGCGTTGGGCTTCGACCTTCACGGGCAGAGGAGTTCCTCGACGAATCGGCAGAGGGTGTGGCCGGCCGCGGCGTGGCACTCCTGCACGGTGGGCGTGTCGGGGCCGGGGGCCTGGATGCAGACGTCGCACGCGGCGGCCATGGCGCCCCCGGTCGCGCCCGCGAAGCCGATGACGCGCATCTCGAGCCGCCTGGCCGTCTCGATGGCCTTGAGCACGTTGGGGGAGTTGCCGCTGGTGGAGTACGCGAGCAGCACGTCGCCCGGGCGGCCGAGGCCCTCCACCTGGCGGGCGAAGATCGTCTCGAAGCCGTAGTCATTGGCCACGGCGGTCATCACCGAGGTGTCGGTGGT contains these protein-coding regions:
- the ruvX gene encoding Holliday junction resolvase RuvX; amino-acid sequence: MRLLGIDYGDRRIGLAIGDTDVGIAMGLPTLERPSPATDVTEPLRRICREQGIQRIIVGLPVNMDSTHGERARLSLAFVQSLRNALGIEVEAYDERLTTQQADRAMLEGNLSRKKRQARVDRLAAQLLLQSYLDAMRGPK
- the larB gene encoding nickel pincer cofactor biosynthesis protein LarB; protein product: MNVQALRELLTQVQAGQVDPEAALDRIRRLPFQDLGFANVDTHRALRCGVPEVVFCPGKTPAQVAAIAQRLLAEGCEVLATRAEPAIFEAVRGVCPEAEYHEAARAIVCGRKPKEPPPGNILVVSAGTSDIPVAEEARVTAEVLGNRVAKLYDVGVAGIHRLLQRADHVFDANVLIVVAGMEGALASVVGGLARRPVIAVPTSIGYGASFGGLAALLAMLNSCASSVCVVNIDNGFGAGYVASLINHTNLPSPGRSSPCPSAPK
- a CDS encoding biotin--[acetyl-CoA-carboxylase] ligase, giving the protein MLDAEAIRASLDNGWAQAELRVLGSVSSTSDIAWAWADAGCAEGTAVFAEEQVQGRGRFGRAWLSPRGRGLLMSFVLRPETGDIGPAHITALAAVAVAEAIEAEAGLAAGIRWPNDVVLAGRKVAGILTECRGARVAPCVVGIGINVNTLRGELPEEIRPTATSLAIEAGRPFAREAVAGAVLRRVGVHYREALAGRWAGVAEQWARRAALLGQAVRVQTQRSSHEGRLVASDPLLGVELEFPGGERRAFRAEEALRVLPLAAGAGSD
- the tsaD gene encoding tRNA (adenosine(37)-N6)-threonylcarbamoyltransferase complex transferase subunit TsaD, translating into MRVLGIETSCDETAAAVVEDGTRVLSSVVASQEHLHAKYGGVVPEIACRAHVEAVVPTIEQALQRAGAALGSLDAVAVTTCPGLIGALLIGVAAAKTLSWLLGVPLAAVNHLEAHLYAPALVEPLEYPLVGLIASGGHTILLHAESPIDTDVIGTTTDDAAGEAFDKAAAVLGLSYPGGPAIDRAARGGNPGAVAFPRTRLEPGSFDFSFSGLKTAVLYQCYGQNVRGRGQAPLPPDTVADVAASFQEAVVDVLVEKSVRAALSRGVSTLVAGGGVACNSRLRTRLAEEAGKVGLKLRFAPPALCTDNAAMVAGLGAHLIAAGRQAGLDVAPTPYLPFSRSLRKGKTG
- a CDS encoding bifunctional 4-hydroxy-2-oxoglutarate aldolase/2-dehydro-3-deoxy-phosphogluconate aldolase, encoding MSQRTEVMSWVRKHRIVAVVRSTTDQVRPVVDALLEGGVCCIEITFTVPKAPEVIAIVKRAYAGQVVLGAGTVTDTQRATEAIEAGARYLVAPNTNLDVIRLCAERDVAVMPGAFTPTEIAAAWHAGADCVKLFPAELGGIPYLKAVRAPLPEVPIMPTGGVDVANAAEWLKAGAVALGVGSNLVRKDALASGNYALITQTARQFVAAVASA
- a CDS encoding NAD(P)H-hydrate dehydratase; the encoded protein is MFDIGQDIERLVRPADAHKGQFGHVLVLAGSTGFAGAACLAAEAALRSGAGLVTLGVPASLLPVVAAKLTACMTHPFREVPGGAFALGALPDMLRFAARCDVVALGPGIGRHRSTQKLVHALIRSLGKPLVLDADGLNALEGCAEVLDAASAPVIITPHPGEMARLTGLATSAVQASRSEVALRFAREHSVITVLKGHRTVVSDGRQQYVSWSGNPGMATGGTGDVLTGMIAALLAQGLPPYSAAYLGVSLHGLAGDLAVERTGEQALTATDILAHIGAAFCEACGRAWNPKRSSG
- the waaF gene encoding lipopolysaccharide heptosyltransferase II, producing the protein MKVEAQRIVVRAPNWVGDVVMATPTFRALRENYPAAHLAVVLRPYVRPILAGSPWFDEVIATEDRGLGRFWALTRRLRAGRFDLGVILPNSFRTALEAWLGGVGYRIGYDRRRRGPLLSAPIAPPRDSKGRFVPRNMVDYYLTLCQHLGCQGLTQREELFITPECQARGDALLARHQVGPDARLIGMNPGGAFGSSKLWPADRFVVVADALAARGFRIILFGSPAERPILETIAGAMAHRPILPEPGELDLDVLKPLVRRCSLLVTNDTGARHYAVAFDVPVVCIMGSTSPLYTNVNLEKQAIVQVKVDCGPCQKKVCATDHRCMTLITPDLVLAAADRLLSGRFGQLPP
- a CDS encoding S41 family peptidase yields the protein MRAREIVLLVLVAFLLVLKVAPGAEKREESYANFKTFVTVLEQVKRNYVVPVDDSKLFYGAFKGMLAELDPYSQFMTREDVEQLEVDTEGEFGGLGIEITVDQNRILTVITPLEDTPAMKAGVLPGDRIVEIEGHNTYNMTLMDAVKRLRGKPGTKVTITVVHQLTGKRETLTITRDIIKVKSVRAVRMVDPGAKVGYVRINNFQRTTVDELTQAVKKLLADGMQAMVLDLRRNPGGLLDSAVGVADLFIEKGVIVSTKGRSPDTSHQFDAQKEGTFPNFPLAVLVSNFSASGSEIVAGAIQDHHRGIIVGQRSYGKASVQSILSLEGGCKLRLTTARYYTPAGRLIHREIDAKENEPWGIHPDLEVKMTVEDELGLSEHFRDERVSETNNGAKPPKPEVQPPLEEGEMKPDARKEGEKKEFVDTALVRAVDALKAIMVVQRR
- a CDS encoding mannose-1-phosphate guanylyltransferase yields the protein MLHAVIMAGGSGRRFWPESRRNRPKQVLPIVGSRPMIAETLRRLEGLVPVERTTIVTHESQAAPILECLGVGPLPRVLAEPFGRDTAACIGLAAVHVRRDDPDGIMLAMPADQVIEPAARFQEVMLAAAEVAAGQDALVTCGIRPRHPATGYGYIHRGARVAEARGIPVYEVQRFREKPARAVAEEYLASGDYYWNSGIFCWRASTILDALRRFTPRLHAALERIGGAIATPNAATVLREAYEPLERISIDYAVLERAEKIRVIEADFEWADVGSWDSVLRLRGAEADENGNILSGCCAVIDVANSLILGDADHLLGVVGLEGVVIVRTPDATLVCSRRSAEEVKQLVDAIENRRLTRYL
- a CDS encoding dihydrolipoamide acetyltransferase family protein; protein product: MIREVVMPKLGQTMEEASIEAWRVREGDSVQKGDVLLEINTDKAALEVESFYAGVVKKLLYGQGATVPCNAVIALIGDAADVVTDEMVTRALATAQAAAAAVKAPAAAPAPAAKPAEPRPAPVAPAAMPAPAPAPMAAAPVVEAAPPVSDRVFISPRARRVAGEERVPLQVLRGSGPNGRIVEADVLAYAARVAQLRVSPTAREIAHQRGVDLTRVKGSGADGRIMAADVEKAPAAGRRRVPLTAMRRVVAQRMTLSKATIPHFYLTMDADMTALVAFRAQLQASSGRKVSFNDFILRACTLAFAEVPAMNCAWADGALLYRDEVNIGIAVGLEGGLIVPVVRGCESKSLLEIAAASEALIAKARHKRLTPDDYEGGCLTLSNLGMFGVDSVIPIINPGEAAILGIGRIAKRPVVIDDGIAIRQMTTLVLACDHRLVDGVIGAQFLQKVKELLEAPKSLA
- a CDS encoding MFS transporter, coding for MAPQPCPRDRPLPIFSWAMYDFANTIYSAVVVTAFFPVFMARLAGRDLYTGIAQTLSMIAAGLFVPIAGAVADRTGRAKRYLFWFTLACCGAAAAIGVVANDRLYDAAAGSPAPGLVLVAALACFGIANLAYQASLVFYDCLLPVVASPERQGRVSGLGVGLGYLGVVIALPIAQFAVGATGAMRTAFVVAGVAFFASSLPAFLYVHAPPPADKARVTRQMVAEQFRGLGRTLRRLWHVRPVLCFFVGNFLCTDVVNALIMWTRSYLMKGAGYTERGSLGVLVGMSVSAFVLGMGMGWLTDRLGSKRALLAATGSLGLCIVVAAATREPWVVIPTILVFGSGGLAGVWVAGRKFVLDVAPPEQVGEFFGLYGVTQKLSVFGCTLFAAMADWAGYRVALLSLLAPLALGMAFLAASRAERATSAPA